The genomic region CCTTCAGGCGAATGGCGTCGGGAACGGATTCGTGCAGATCGTCGAGGCTCGATGCGCCGACGGCGGCGAGCATCCGCCGAACGTCGTCGCCGGTGTGCGGAATGTAGCGCAACGGATCAGCTTTCTTCCTTGAGGAATTCTTCGTAGGCGCCCGCGTCGATTAGGCCGTCGAATTCGGCCGGATCGCTCATCTCGACCTTGATCATCCAGCCTTCGCCGTAGGGATCGGTATTGACGATGCCTGGCTCGTCAACGAGCGCCGTGTGAACCTCGACGACCTTGCCGGTGACGGGGGAGTAAAGGTCCGATACCGCCTTCACGGATTCGACCGCGCCAAAGGTGTCGCCCGCCGTCACGGTCGCGCCGACGGCCGGAAGATCAAGATAGACGACCTCGCCCAGGGCCTCCTGCGCGTGATCGGTGATGCCGATCGTCGCGAC from bacterium harbors:
- the gcvH gene encoding glycine cleavage system protein GcvH; translation: MTVPAGLRYTKEHEWAKADGNVATIGITDHAQEALGEVVYLDLPAVGATVTAGDTFGAVESVKAVSDLYSPVTGKVVEVHTALVDEPGIVNTDPYGEGWMIKVEMSDPAEFDGLIDAGAYEEFLKEES